The Aquidulcibacter paucihalophilus genome has a window encoding:
- a CDS encoding NAD(P)(+) transhydrogenase (Re/Si-specific) subunit beta, with protein sequence MNASFAALAYLVSGVLFILSLRGLSSPETSRQGNTFGMVGMALAVGVTLATLWSTGTLDTLTLGLIAGGVVVGGGAGALIAGRVQMTQMPQLVAAFHSLVGMAACLVAIGAVYAPESFGIATAAGGIKTLSIIELSLGVAIGAITFTGSVIAFAKLNGNMSGAPIILPARHLLNIGLLLGLVVLIGVMITSGGTAVWAFWGVFLIALILGATLIIPIGGADMPVVVSMLNSYSGWAAAALGFTLENIALIITGALVGSSGAILSYIMCKGMNRSFISVILGGFGGTDAAGGEARVETRPVKQGSADDAAFIMKNASKVIIVPGYGMAVAQAQHALREMADKLKEEGVEVKYAIHPVAGRMPGHMNVLLAEANVPYDEVFELEDINSEFSSCDVAFVIGANDVTNPAAKTDPQSPIYGMPVLDVEKAGTVLFIKRGMAAGYAGVENELFFRDNTMMLFADAKKMVEGIVKGL encoded by the coding sequence ATGAACGCATCCTTCGCGGCCCTGGCCTATCTGGTCTCCGGCGTCCTGTTCATCCTCAGCCTGCGCGGCCTGTCGAGCCCGGAGACGAGCCGGCAGGGCAATACCTTCGGCATGGTCGGCATGGCGCTGGCGGTCGGCGTGACCCTCGCCACCCTGTGGTCGACGGGGACGCTGGACACCCTGACCCTCGGCCTGATCGCGGGCGGGGTGGTGGTCGGCGGCGGGGCGGGAGCCCTGATCGCCGGGCGGGTGCAGATGACCCAGATGCCGCAGCTGGTCGCGGCCTTCCACTCGCTGGTCGGCATGGCGGCCTGTCTGGTGGCCATCGGCGCGGTCTATGCCCCCGAGAGCTTCGGCATTGCCACCGCTGCCGGCGGCATCAAGACCCTGTCGATCATCGAACTGAGCCTCGGCGTTGCCATCGGTGCCATCACCTTCACCGGCTCGGTGATCGCCTTCGCCAAGCTGAACGGCAATATGAGTGGCGCGCCGATCATCCTGCCGGCGCGACACCTGCTGAACATCGGCCTGCTGCTCGGCCTCGTGGTCCTGATCGGGGTGATGATCACCTCCGGCGGGACGGCGGTCTGGGCGTTCTGGGGCGTGTTCCTGATCGCCCTGATCCTCGGCGCGACCCTGATCATCCCCATCGGCGGGGCGGACATGCCGGTGGTGGTGTCGATGCTCAACTCCTACTCCGGCTGGGCCGCGGCCGCGCTGGGCTTCACGCTCGAGAATATCGCCCTGATCATCACCGGGGCGCTGGTCGGCAGCTCGGGCGCGATCCTGAGCTACATCATGTGCAAGGGCATGAACCGCAGCTTCATCTCGGTGATCCTGGGCGGCTTCGGCGGTACGGACGCCGCCGGCGGCGAGGCGCGGGTCGAGACCCGGCCGGTCAAACAGGGCAGCGCCGACGACGCCGCCTTCATCATGAAGAACGCCTCCAAGGTCATCATCGTCCCCGGCTACGGCATGGCCGTCGCCCAGGCCCAGCACGCGCTGCGCGAGATGGCCGACAAGCTGAAGGAGGAAGGGGTCGAGGTGAAATACGCCATCCACCCCGTCGCCGGCCGCATGCCCGGCCATATGAACGTCCTGCTGGCCGAGGCCAATGTCCCCTATGACGAGGTGTTCGAGCTGGAGGACATCAACAGCGAGTTCAGCTCCTGCGACGTGGCCTTCGTCATCGGTGCCAATGACGTCACCAACCCGGCCGCCAAGACCGACCCGCAGAGCCCGATCTACGGCATGCCGGTGCTCGATGTGGAGAAGGCCGGCACGGTGCTGTTCATCAAGCGCGGCATGGCGGCGGGCTATGCCGGCGTCGAGAACGAGCTGTTCTTCCGCGACAACACCATGATGCTGTTCGCCGACGCCAAGAAGATGGTCGAGGGGATCGTGAAGGGGCTGTGA
- a CDS encoding NAD(P) transhydrogenase subunit alpha translates to MEHVDPTVFRLAIFVLAIFVGYYVVWSVTPALHTPLMAVTNAISSVIVVGGLIAAAAFSGDAGPNGWIAKGAGVAAVTLASVNIFGGFMVTRRMLAMYRKKEKPKAAEAAKA, encoded by the coding sequence ATGGAACACGTTGACCCCACTGTCTTCCGGCTGGCCATCTTCGTGCTGGCGATCTTCGTCGGCTATTATGTCGTCTGGTCGGTGACGCCGGCCCTGCACACGCCGCTGATGGCGGTGACCAACGCCATCTCCTCGGTGATCGTGGTCGGCGGGCTGATCGCGGCGGCGGCCTTCAGCGGCGACGCGGGGCCGAACGGCTGGATCGCCAAGGGAGCCGGCGTCGCGGCCGTGACCCTGGCCAGCGTCAACATCTTCGGCGGCTTCATGGTCACCCGGCGCATGCTGGCCATGTACCGCAAGAAGGAAAAGCCCAAGGCGGCGGAGGCGGCCAAGGCATGA
- a CDS encoding Re/Si-specific NAD(P)(+) transhydrogenase subunit alpha, protein MAVAIAVTRERRDGETRCAVTPETVKKFVAMGATVTVEAGTGTGSSIPDDDYAAAGATVAKDTKAVLSGADIVLKVRGPTAQETSALKPGAIVVALLDAYRDKETVTALAGANASAFAMEFVPRISRAQVMDALSSQANLAGYRAVIEAAYAYGKGFPMMMTAAGTVAPAKVFIMGVGVAGLQAIATARRLGAVVTATDVRPATKEQVESLGAKFLAVEDEEFRNAQTAGGYAKPMSPEYQAKQAALTGEHIKKQDIVITTALIPGRAAPVLVSAAQVATMKPGSVLIDLAVEAGGNVEGAKAGEVVTTANGVQIVGHTNLPGRIASDASSLYAKNLVAFVGLMIKDGALALDLEDEILKASAVTHGGAVVHEGVRG, encoded by the coding sequence TTGGCTGTCGCCATCGCTGTGACCCGCGAACGCCGAGATGGCGAAACGCGCTGCGCCGTCACCCCGGAAACGGTGAAGAAATTCGTCGCCATGGGCGCGACCGTGACGGTCGAGGCCGGGACGGGGACCGGCTCATCCATTCCCGACGACGACTATGCCGCCGCCGGCGCGACCGTGGCCAAGGACACCAAGGCGGTGCTGTCGGGCGCCGATATCGTGCTGAAGGTGCGCGGGCCGACGGCTCAGGAGACCAGCGCGCTCAAGCCGGGCGCGATCGTCGTGGCCCTGCTGGACGCGTATCGCGACAAGGAGACGGTGACGGCCCTGGCCGGTGCCAACGCCTCCGCCTTCGCCATGGAGTTCGTGCCGCGGATTTCGCGGGCGCAGGTGATGGACGCCCTGTCGTCGCAGGCCAACCTCGCCGGCTATCGCGCCGTGATCGAGGCGGCCTACGCCTATGGCAAGGGCTTCCCGATGATGATGACGGCGGCGGGCACGGTCGCTCCGGCCAAGGTCTTCATCATGGGCGTGGGCGTGGCCGGGCTGCAGGCCATCGCCACGGCGCGGCGGCTCGGGGCGGTGGTCACGGCCACCGACGTGCGGCCCGCGACCAAGGAGCAGGTGGAATCGCTGGGCGCCAAATTCCTCGCCGTTGAGGACGAGGAGTTCAGGAACGCCCAGACGGCCGGCGGCTACGCCAAGCCGATGTCGCCCGAGTATCAGGCCAAACAGGCGGCCCTGACCGGCGAGCACATCAAGAAGCAGGACATCGTCATCACCACCGCCCTGATCCCCGGACGCGCCGCGCCGGTGCTGGTCAGCGCGGCCCAGGTGGCGACGATGAAGCCGGGCTCGGTGCTGATCGACCTGGCGGTCGAGGCGGGCGGCAATGTCGAGGGCGCCAAGGCCGGCGAGGTGGTGACCACGGCCAACGGTGTCCAGATCGTCGGCCATACCAATCTGCCGGGCCGGATCGCGTCCGACGCCTCGTCGCTCTACGCCAAGAACCTGGTCGCCTTCGTCGGTCTGATGATCAAGGACGGGGCGCTGGCGCTGGATCTGGAGGACGAGATCCTCAAGGCCTCTGCGGTGACCCACGGCGGCGCCGTGGTGCACGAGGGGGTGCGGGGATGA
- a CDS encoding aa3-type cytochrome c oxidase subunit IV, protein MANSHDSNDAYVRGSQEISEQESTFDAFVGLSKWGSLIIAASLLFLVIWFQPGGAFIPAFISAVVVLVLGFFVLKSPKKH, encoded by the coding sequence ATGGCCAACTCCCACGACTCCAACGACGCCTATGTCCGCGGTTCGCAGGAAATCAGCGAGCAGGAGTCGACGTTCGACGCTTTCGTCGGCCTGTCCAAATGGGGCTCTCTGATCATCGCGGCGTCCCTGCTGTTCCTGGTGATCTGGTTCCAGCCGGGCGGTGCCTTCATCCCCGCCTTCATCTCGGCCGTGGTGGTGCTGGTGCTCGGCTTCTTCGTCCTGAAGTCGCCCAAAAAGCATTAA
- a CDS encoding serine hydrolase, translated as MRTLILAAALAALPLVAHAQTTPAPPSPAVRAMAAGYKALTVCSALKMAEAAGGSRTLESVEANELVGVYPELDGLVRAMLVEIGDRQVSVAWDEAMPPRVAEFSPGRGCAIQPVGWTGESPDMFLPGVRVNETYVPAAPVGDAARLNEAVESAFEGRYGEGSNTTAVLVLQADRVVAEAYADGFGVDTPQRTWSVGKSLAGTIIGAAVHRGEADVNAPAAIADWSRPGDPRAAITLDQLMRMASGLTSDTAGNRTDALYFGGVGIDEQATTWPLIAPPGTRYRYANNDTLLAVLSIAPTFADHSPADLFRRLGMYDTWAETDWRGNYMLSSQVWTTARDLARFGQLYLHDGVVDGERILPEGWRDYVSRPSGPQPNGEQGYGATFWLMNNSEGVPTDTISANGNRGQYVIIVPSRNIVIVRRGEDPAGRRFDFIAFTRDVLAALD; from the coding sequence ATGCGCACCCTGATCCTCGCCGCGGCCCTGGCCGCCCTCCCTCTGGTCGCCCACGCCCAGACGACCCCGGCCCCGCCGTCACCGGCCGTGCGCGCCATGGCGGCCGGGTACAAGGCCCTGACGGTCTGCAGCGCCCTGAAGATGGCCGAAGCGGCGGGCGGGAGCCGGACGCTGGAGAGCGTGGAGGCCAATGAACTGGTCGGCGTCTATCCGGAACTGGACGGGCTGGTCCGCGCGATGCTGGTCGAGATCGGCGATCGGCAGGTCTCGGTCGCCTGGGATGAGGCCATGCCGCCTCGGGTGGCGGAGTTCTCGCCGGGACGTGGCTGCGCCATTCAGCCGGTCGGCTGGACGGGCGAGAGCCCGGACATGTTCCTGCCCGGCGTGCGGGTGAACGAAACTTACGTCCCGGCGGCCCCCGTCGGCGACGCCGCCCGTCTGAACGAAGCCGTCGAAAGCGCGTTCGAGGGCCGCTACGGCGAGGGCTCGAACACCACCGCCGTGCTGGTGCTGCAGGCCGACCGCGTGGTTGCCGAGGCCTATGCCGACGGCTTCGGCGTCGACACGCCGCAGCGGACATGGTCGGTGGGCAAGAGCCTGGCCGGGACGATCATCGGCGCCGCCGTCCATCGCGGCGAGGCCGATGTGAACGCGCCCGCCGCCATCGCCGACTGGAGCCGTCCCGGGGACCCGCGCGCAGCCATCACCCTCGACCAGCTGATGCGGATGGCCTCGGGCCTGACCAGCGACACGGCGGGCAACCGGACGGACGCCCTGTATTTCGGCGGGGTCGGGATCGATGAGCAGGCCACGACCTGGCCGCTGATCGCGCCGCCGGGAACCCGCTATCGCTACGCCAACAACGACACCCTGCTGGCGGTGCTGTCGATCGCGCCGACGTTTGCGGACCACTCGCCGGCCGACCTGTTCCGGCGGCTGGGCATGTACGACACCTGGGCCGAGACCGACTGGCGCGGCAACTACATGCTTTCCAGCCAGGTCTGGACCACGGCGCGCGATCTTGCCCGGTTCGGGCAGCTGTACCTGCACGACGGGGTGGTCGACGGTGAGCGCATCCTGCCCGAGGGCTGGCGCGACTACGTCTCCCGTCCGTCAGGCCCCCAGCCGAACGGCGAGCAGGGCTATGGCGCGACCTTCTGGTTGATGAACAATTCGGAGGGCGTGCCGACGGATACGATCTCGGCCAACGGCAATCGCGGCCAGTATGTGATCATTGTGCCGAGCCGGAACATCGTCATCGTGCGCCGGGGCGAGGACCCGGCCGGCCGGCGGTTCGACTTCATCGCCTTCACCCGCGACGTCCTGGCCGCGCTCGACTGA
- a CDS encoding M3 family oligoendopeptidase encodes MNAPFKTPTDPLDAPVWDLSDLYASREDARIEADLARTRGMVDALNALQGKLIAARGEPAALGERLDRAVSLYEQASDILGALGAYSFLAASTDRNDAAAQGFEATVREKLTAIATPTVWVTLEVNQLEEAEIEAALAAHPAAARWRPWLRRVRAMKPHELSQELETFLAERGPISAQWPRLFDETLAAMKVKAGKDELTLSQALNQLSDPKGARRKAAAEGLNEALAARTQTMALVMNTVAADKALEDKWRGFKRPADARHLSNEVDGESVDAMAEAVAAAYPKLSHRYYALKARAMGKAKLDQWDRNAPIETSAPRGYDWAAGKQLVLESFADLGPEFADRAGGFFDKPWIDGKARPGKQSGAYAHPVTSDRHPYVFLNWMGERRDVLTLAHELGHGVHQTLAAGQGSLLADTPLTLAETASIFAEGLTFDRLLKTAPKAEQRGLLAGRIEDGLNTVVRQIAFHRFETRFHDERAAGELPVERIGEIWMEEMVASLGPAITLNPGYENWWSYVSHFVHSPFYVYAYAFGDLLVAALMETRAKDPAGFTPLYRELLAGGGSRGYVEALAPFGLNPRDPAFWTIGTKRLEGLIDRFEALV; translated from the coding sequence ATGAACGCACCCTTCAAGACCCCTACCGATCCGCTCGACGCTCCCGTCTGGGACCTGTCCGACCTGTACGCCTCGCGCGAGGACGCCCGTATCGAGGCCGACCTGGCCCGTACGCGCGGCATGGTCGATGCGCTCAACGCGCTGCAGGGCAAGCTGATTGCGGCGCGCGGCGAGCCGGCGGCGCTGGGCGAGCGGCTGGACCGGGCGGTGAGCCTGTATGAGCAGGCGTCCGACATCCTCGGGGCGTTGGGGGCCTATTCCTTCCTGGCGGCCTCGACGGATCGCAATGACGCGGCGGCCCAGGGGTTCGAGGCCACCGTGCGCGAGAAGCTGACGGCCATCGCCACGCCAACGGTCTGGGTCACGCTGGAGGTCAACCAGCTGGAGGAGGCCGAGATCGAGGCGGCGCTGGCGGCGCATCCGGCGGCGGCGCGCTGGCGGCCGTGGCTGCGGCGCGTGCGGGCAATGAAGCCGCATGAGCTGTCGCAGGAACTGGAGACTTTCCTGGCCGAGCGTGGCCCGATCAGCGCCCAGTGGCCGCGCCTGTTCGACGAGACGCTGGCGGCGATGAAGGTGAAGGCGGGCAAGGACGAACTCACCCTGTCCCAGGCGCTGAACCAGCTGTCCGATCCCAAGGGCGCACGGCGCAAGGCGGCAGCCGAGGGGCTGAACGAGGCGCTGGCGGCGCGGACCCAGACCATGGCGCTGGTGATGAACACCGTCGCCGCCGACAAGGCGCTGGAAGACAAATGGCGGGGCTTCAAACGCCCGGCGGATGCGCGGCACCTGTCCAATGAGGTCGACGGCGAGTCGGTGGACGCCATGGCCGAGGCCGTGGCCGCCGCCTATCCGAAGCTGTCGCACCGCTATTACGCGCTCAAGGCGCGGGCCATGGGCAAGGCGAAGCTGGACCAGTGGGACCGCAACGCCCCGATCGAGACGAGCGCCCCGCGCGGTTATGACTGGGCCGCGGGCAAACAGCTGGTGCTGGAGAGTTTCGCCGATCTCGGGCCGGAGTTCGCGGATCGGGCCGGCGGCTTCTTCGACAAGCCGTGGATCGACGGCAAGGCGCGGCCGGGGAAACAGTCAGGGGCCTATGCCCACCCGGTCACCTCGGACCGCCACCCCTATGTCTTCCTGAACTGGATGGGCGAGCGTCGCGACGTGCTGACGCTGGCGCACGAACTGGGGCATGGGGTGCACCAGACACTGGCGGCGGGGCAGGGGAGTTTGCTGGCCGATACGCCACTGACGCTCGCCGAAACCGCCTCGATCTTCGCCGAGGGCCTGACCTTCGACCGGCTGTTGAAGACGGCGCCGAAGGCCGAGCAGCGCGGTCTGCTGGCCGGGCGGATCGAGGACGGGCTGAACACCGTGGTGCGCCAGATCGCCTTCCACCGGTTTGAGACGCGGTTCCATGACGAGCGGGCGGCGGGCGAGCTGCCGGTCGAACGGATCGGCGAGATCTGGATGGAGGAGATGGTGGCGTCGCTCGGCCCCGCGATCACGCTCAACCCCGGCTACGAGAATTGGTGGAGCTATGTCAGCCATTTCGTCCACTCGCCCTTCTATGTGTACGCCTATGCGTTCGGCGACCTGCTGGTGGCGGCGCTGATGGAGACGCGAGCCAAGGACCCGGCGGGGTTCACGCCGCTGTATCGGGAGCTGCTCGCGGGCGGGGGATCGCGTGGCTATGTCGAGGCGCTCGCGCCGTTCGGCCTGAACCCGCGCGATCCGGCCTTCTGGACCATCGGGACGAAGCGGCTGGAAGGGTTGATCGACCGGTTCGAAGCCCTGGTCTGA
- a CDS encoding DUF1203 domain-containing protein gives MTYRIEALPLAPFTRFFSMSDSELAAVGARRWVADAPGRAPCRVSLRDADAGERLVLVNHAHLTDATSPYRASGPIFVREAAVEAGAIEGPAPEMLARRPLSLRVYDRRNMMIEGEVIDGRTLDDRLAAWFDHPATDQVHIHFAPRGCYLARAVRA, from the coding sequence ATGACCTACCGCATCGAAGCCCTGCCGCTCGCCCCGTTCACCCGGTTCTTTTCCATGTCAGACAGCGAGCTCGCCGCTGTCGGCGCCCGGCGCTGGGTCGCTGATGCGCCAGGCCGCGCCCCCTGCCGGGTCAGCCTGCGTGACGCCGACGCCGGCGAGCGGCTGGTGCTGGTCAACCACGCCCACCTGACCGACGCCACATCCCCCTATCGCGCCTCGGGCCCGATCTTCGTGCGTGAAGCGGCCGTGGAGGCCGGCGCGATCGAGGGCCCGGCGCCGGAGATGCTGGCCAGACGCCCGCTCTCGCTGCGCGTCTACGACCGGCGCAACATGATGATCGAGGGCGAGGTCATCGACGGCCGAACCCTCGACGACCGGCTGGCGGCCTGGTTCGACCATCCGGCCACCGATCAGGTCCACATCCATTTCGCCCCGCGCGGCTGCTATCTGGCGCGGGCGGTGAGGGCCTAG
- a CDS encoding NUDIX hydrolase, producing the protein MTTPLIHARPVERRQVAALPWRHGPDGIEIMLVTSRETRRWVTPKGGRMTGLSDAESAAQEALEEAGIEGVVGDAPLGTFRYLKILKRRAPRWCVVAVHALEVRVEHETWHEQAERERVWVSRDEAVRRVDEPELKALIAAFEG; encoded by the coding sequence ATGACAACGCCGTTGATCCATGCCCGGCCGGTCGAGCGCCGTCAGGTCGCGGCCCTGCCGTGGCGGCACGGGCCGGACGGCATCGAGATCATGCTCGTCACCTCACGTGAGACGCGGCGCTGGGTCACGCCCAAGGGCGGCCGGATGACCGGGCTCAGCGACGCAGAGTCCGCGGCGCAGGAGGCGTTGGAGGAGGCGGGGATTGAAGGCGTGGTCGGGGACGCGCCGCTCGGGACCTTCCGCTATCTGAAAATCCTCAAGCGTCGGGCACCGCGCTGGTGCGTGGTCGCGGTCCATGCGCTGGAGGTCCGGGTCGAGCACGAGACCTGGCACGAACAGGCGGAGCGCGAACGGGTCTGGGTCAGCCGGGACGAGGCCGTCCGCCGGGTCGATGAGCCGGAGTTGAAGGCCCTGATCGCCGCCTTCGAGGGCTAG
- a CDS encoding DUF2059 domain-containing protein, translating into MRIFFVLLAAVWLGFAAPAAAQESAGEARRLELAERYLEVTQGENLRKSISAYFEETFAKSEMPADQRDWLTLNMTAAFDKAMQATFTDLTDDVAELFSEPELEAMIAFYDTPLGRSITEKSFEFGVRLETVMTPHLTEAFTQLGEKFCAQFECEAGEESASKFGL; encoded by the coding sequence ATGCGTATCTTCTTTGTGTTGCTGGCCGCCGTCTGGCTGGGCTTCGCCGCGCCGGCCGCGGCGCAGGAGTCCGCGGGAGAGGCCCGCCGCCTTGAACTGGCGGAGCGGTATCTCGAGGTCACCCAGGGCGAGAACCTGAGAAAATCGATCAGCGCCTATTTCGAGGAAACCTTCGCCAAGTCGGAAATGCCGGCTGACCAGCGTGACTGGCTCACCCTGAACATGACCGCCGCCTTCGACAAGGCGATGCAGGCGACCTTCACCGATCTGACCGATGACGTCGCCGAGCTGTTCAGCGAACCGGAGCTGGAGGCGATGATCGCCTTCTATGACACGCCCCTCGGGCGGTCGATCACCGAGAAGAGCTTCGAGTTCGGCGTCCGGCTGGAGACGGTGATGACGCCCCATCTGACCGAGGCCTTCACCCAGCTGGGTGAGAAATTCTGCGCGCAGTTCGAATGCGAGGCCGGTGAGGAGTCGGCGTCCAAATTCGGGCTCTAG
- the rplA gene encoding 50S ribosomal protein L1 → MAKQTKRTKARTGDTVALMAFNDAIAAVKSNATAKFDESIEIAVNLGVDPRHADQQVRGVVNLPSGTGRDVRVAVFAKDAKAAEALAAGADIVGAEDLYEKINGGFMDFDRVIASPDMMALVGRLGKVLGPRGLMPNPKVGTVTPNVAQAVKDAKGGAVEFRVEKAGIAHGGIGKASFTQEALEANVKAYVDALQKARPAGAKGTYVKRITLSSTMGPGFKIDPASLNA, encoded by the coding sequence ATGGCCAAGCAAACCAAGCGCACCAAGGCCCGTACCGGCGACACCGTCGCCCTGATGGCGTTCAACGACGCCATCGCCGCGGTCAAATCCAACGCCACCGCCAAGTTCGACGAGTCGATCGAGATCGCCGTCAACCTGGGCGTCGATCCGCGTCACGCTGACCAGCAGGTCCGCGGCGTCGTGAACCTGCCGTCGGGCACGGGCCGTGACGTTCGCGTCGCCGTCTTCGCCAAGGACGCCAAGGCGGCTGAAGCCCTGGCTGCCGGCGCCGACATCGTGGGTGCCGAGGATCTGTACGAGAAGATCAACGGCGGCTTCATGGACTTCGACCGCGTCATCGCGTCCCCGGACATGATGGCCCTGGTCGGCCGTCTGGGTAAGGTGCTGGGCCCGCGCGGCCTGATGCCGAACCCCAAGGTCGGCACCGTGACCCCGAACGTCGCCCAGGCCGTCAAGGACGCCAAGGGCGGTGCGGTCGAGTTCCGCGTCGAGAAGGCTGGTATCGCCCACGGCGGCATCGGCAAGGCCTCCTTCACCCAGGAAGCCCTCGAAGCCAACGTGAAGGCCTATGTGGACGCCCTGCAGAAGGCCCGTCCGGCCGGCGCCAAGGGCACCTACGTCAAGCGCATCACCCTGTCCTCGACCATGGGACCGGGCTTCAAGATCGACCCGGCGTCGCTGAACGCCTGA
- the rplK gene encoding 50S ribosomal protein L11 → MAKKILGYIKLQVPAGNATPSPPIGPALGQRGVNIMGFVKEFNARTEKEVKGTPLPTVITVYQDKSFTFVTKTPPATHYIKQAAGITSGSKMTGREVAGKIKRSQLREIAEKKMKDLNANDLDAATKIIEGSARAMGLNVVEG, encoded by the coding sequence ATGGCCAAGAAGATTCTGGGCTATATCAAACTGCAGGTGCCGGCCGGCAACGCCACGCCGTCCCCCCCGATCGGGCCCGCCCTCGGTCAACGCGGCGTCAACATCATGGGCTTCGTCAAGGAGTTCAACGCCCGTACCGAGAAGGAAGTCAAAGGCACGCCCCTGCCGACCGTGATCACGGTCTACCAGGACAAGAGCTTCACCTTCGTCACCAAGACCCCGCCCGCGACCCACTACATCAAGCAGGCCGCCGGGATCACCTCGGGCTCGAAGATGACCGGCCGCGAAGTGGCCGGCAAGATCAAGCGCAGCCAGCTGCGTGAGATCGCCGAGAAGAAGATGAAGGATCTGAACGCGAACGACCTGGACGCCGCGACCAAGATCATCGAAGGCTCGGCTCGCGCCATGGGCCTCAACGTCGTGGAGGGCTAA
- the nusG gene encoding transcription termination/antitermination protein NusG, giving the protein MTDAAPKPAANPRHKWYIVHAYSNFEKKVAQHLTDQARQQGLEDCFSEILVPTEDVVEIRRGRKVNSERKFFPGYVLVKMEMTDDAYHLVKNTPKVTGFLGAAGGTKPLPVSEREVQNIIGQVEEGVERPKPTIRFDIGETVKVIDGPFASFEGQVESVDEDNARLRVAVSIFGRPTPVDLEYNQVEKNAG; this is encoded by the coding sequence ATGACCGACGCCGCCCCCAAGCCCGCCGCCAATCCCCGCCACAAGTGGTACATCGTCCACGCCTATTCGAATTTCGAGAAGAAGGTCGCCCAGCACCTGACGGACCAGGCGCGCCAGCAGGGCCTCGAGGACTGTTTCTCTGAAATCCTGGTGCCGACCGAGGACGTGGTCGAGATCCGCCGCGGCCGGAAGGTCAACTCCGAGCGCAAATTCTTCCCCGGCTATGTGCTGGTGAAGATGGAGATGACCGACGACGCCTATCACCTCGTCAAGAACACCCCGAAGGTCACCGGCTTCCTGGGCGCCGCGGGCGGCACCAAGCCGCTGCCGGTCTCGGAGCGCGAGGTCCAGAACATCATCGGCCAGGTGGAGGAGGGCGTCGAACGTCCGAAACCCACCATCCGCTTCGACATCGGCGAGACCGTCAAGGTCATCGACGGTCCCTTCGCCAGCTTCGAGGGCCAGGTCGAGAGCGTCGACGAGGACAACGCCCGCCTGCGCGTGGCCGTGTCCATCTTCGGCCGCCCGACCCCGGTCGATCTGGAATACAATCAGGTCGAGAAGAACGCGGGCTGA
- the secE gene encoding preprotein translocase subunit SecE — protein MAKAKSPSGRRTQPVQPAIAGNAVAAEANAPKKPRTSIPQFASQVRAEGRKIVWPSRKETWITSVMVLIMVVIASIFFFVVDAGLSVASRFILAIGQ, from the coding sequence ATGGCCAAGGCCAAGAGCCCCTCGGGGCGCCGCACCCAGCCCGTCCAGCCGGCGATCGCCGGGAACGCTGTGGCGGCCGAAGCGAATGCGCCGAAGAAGCCGCGCACCTCGATTCCCCAGTTCGCCAGCCAGGTCCGCGCCGAAGGGCGCAAGATCGTGTGGCCGAGCCGCAAGGAAACCTGGATCACCTCGGTGATGGTGCTGATCATGGTCGTGATCGCCTCCATCTTCTTCTTCGTGGTCGACGCCGGTCTGTCTGTGGCCTCGCGCTTCATCCTCGCGATCGGCCAGTAG